In Desulfuromonas acetexigens, the following proteins share a genomic window:
- the mutS gene encoding DNA mismatch repair protein MutS: MSGSTPMMRQYLEIKEQYPDAILFFRLGDFYEMFLDDAVTASRVLDITLTSRNKGAAEEVPLCGIPYHSCQPYIARLVEQGYKVAICEQVEDPKAAKGIVRREVVRVVSPGLVVDTDTLEPKENNYLLAVAAGRPGRFGLAVVDITTGEFSLTEVSEPEGLRGELLRFNPREVLLATGEEGEALRKELAGILDGRRVEWLPDWVLAPDRAEGALRAAFDDAPLEAFGCAGLTGAIRAAGAVLYYLEETQKGLLPHLRPPTTSQGGDFMVIDEATRRNLELTATLHDGRRKGSLLGVLDRTVTAMGGRLLKHWINQPLLRIEPIQARHEAVAELVERSLLRDELRTALDGVYDLERLNGKISMAHANAKDLTALRASLERLPGLVELLAECESPRLIELRRNIDPLEELCALIAAGIVDDPPFVLRDGGIIRDGFNAELDELRAVSREGKGWIARLESQEKERTGISSLKVRFNKVFGYYIEITRSHLARVPEDYQRRQTLANAERYITPALKEYEEKVLGAEERLTQLEFDLFQGLRRQVAAEGARIQATAAALAELDVFTALAELAHERDYVRPEMDESGDLEIREGRHPVIEAMSLSERFVANDLLMDTRENQILIITGPNMAGKSTFMRQVALIVLMAQMGSLVPAGSARIGVVDRIFTRVGASDNLARGQSTFMVEMTEAANILRHATPRSLIVLDEIGRGTSTFDGLSIAWAVAEYLHDVPEVAAKTLFATHYHELIDLALTRERVRNYNIAVKEWNEQIIFLRKIVKGGASHSYGIQVARLAGLPREVIDRAREVLKNLESGEFEGEGEPRLARGKGRKKAAASPQLSLFESAADPLRQRLAELDVQCLTPLQALNLLDELKALV; the protein is encoded by the coding sequence ATGTCCGGCAGCACCCCCATGATGCGGCAGTACCTGGAAATCAAAGAGCAATATCCTGACGCCATCCTCTTTTTTCGCCTCGGCGATTTCTACGAAATGTTCCTCGACGACGCCGTTACCGCCTCCCGCGTCCTCGACATCACCCTGACCTCCCGCAACAAGGGGGCGGCCGAGGAAGTCCCCCTCTGCGGCATTCCCTATCACAGCTGTCAGCCCTATATCGCCCGCCTGGTGGAACAGGGCTACAAGGTTGCCATCTGTGAGCAGGTGGAAGATCCCAAGGCGGCCAAGGGGATCGTCCGCCGCGAGGTAGTGCGCGTCGTCTCCCCCGGCTTGGTGGTCGACACCGACACCCTCGAACCCAAGGAAAACAACTATCTGCTCGCCGTCGCCGCGGGCCGCCCGGGTCGTTTCGGCCTGGCTGTGGTCGATATCACCACCGGTGAGTTCAGCTTGACGGAAGTCTCCGAGCCGGAAGGCCTGCGCGGCGAACTGCTTCGCTTCAATCCCCGGGAGGTGCTGCTGGCGACGGGGGAAGAAGGGGAGGCGCTGCGCAAGGAGTTGGCCGGGATTCTCGACGGCCGCCGCGTCGAATGGCTTCCCGACTGGGTGCTGGCTCCCGACCGGGCGGAGGGAGCCCTGCGCGCCGCCTTCGATGACGCCCCCCTGGAAGCCTTCGGCTGTGCCGGATTGACCGGGGCGATCCGCGCCGCCGGCGCCGTTCTCTACTATCTGGAAGAAACGCAAAAAGGGCTTCTGCCCCATCTGCGTCCGCCGACCACGAGCCAGGGCGGCGATTTCATGGTGATCGACGAGGCGACCCGCCGCAACCTGGAGTTGACCGCCACTCTCCACGACGGGCGGCGCAAGGGTTCGCTCCTCGGTGTGCTCGACCGCACCGTCACCGCCATGGGCGGGCGTCTGCTCAAGCACTGGATCAACCAGCCGCTGCTGCGTATCGAGCCGATTCAGGCGCGGCATGAAGCTGTGGCGGAACTGGTCGAGAGAAGCCTGCTCCGTGACGAGTTGCGCACGGCGCTGGACGGGGTTTACGATCTGGAGCGGCTCAACGGCAAGATTTCCATGGCTCACGCCAACGCCAAAGATCTGACGGCGCTGCGCGCTTCCCTCGAGCGGCTGCCCGGGCTTGTCGAGCTGCTCGCCGAGTGCGAAAGCCCGCGTCTGATCGAACTGCGACGGAATATCGATCCCCTGGAAGAACTCTGTGCCCTCATCGCCGCCGGCATTGTCGACGATCCGCCTTTTGTTCTGCGCGACGGGGGGATCATCCGCGATGGTTTCAATGCCGAACTGGACGAACTGCGCGCCGTCAGCCGGGAAGGGAAGGGCTGGATCGCCCGCCTGGAGAGCCAAGAGAAGGAGCGTACCGGCATTTCTTCGCTGAAGGTGCGCTTCAACAAGGTCTTCGGTTATTACATCGAAATCACCCGCAGCCATCTTGCCCGGGTGCCGGAGGACTACCAGCGGCGTCAGACCCTGGCCAACGCCGAGCGTTACATCACCCCCGCTCTGAAAGAGTACGAGGAGAAGGTGCTGGGGGCCGAGGAGCGTCTGACCCAGCTCGAATTTGATCTCTTCCAGGGACTTCGCCGGCAGGTGGCGGCTGAAGGGGCGCGCATCCAGGCGACCGCCGCCGCCCTTGCCGAGCTCGATGTTTTTACGGCGCTGGCCGAGCTGGCTCATGAGCGCGATTACGTTCGGCCGGAGATGGATGAAAGCGGCGATCTGGAGATCCGCGAGGGGCGGCATCCGGTGATCGAGGCGATGAGCCTTTCCGAACGATTTGTTGCCAACGACCTGCTCATGGACACCCGCGAAAACCAGATTCTGATCATCACCGGCCCGAACATGGCGGGCAAGTCGACCTTCATGCGCCAGGTGGCGCTGATCGTGTTGATGGCGCAGATGGGCAGCCTGGTGCCGGCTGGGTCCGCCCGCATCGGCGTGGTCGACCGCATCTTCACCCGGGTCGGGGCGAGCGACAACCTGGCCCGTGGCCAGTCGACTTTTATGGTGGAAATGACCGAGGCGGCCAATATCCTCCGTCATGCTACCCCCCGCAGCCTCATTGTCCTCGACGAGATCGGTCGCGGCACCTCGACCTTCGACGGTCTCAGCATCGCCTGGGCGGTGGCCGAATACCTTCACGACGTTCCCGAGGTGGCGGCCAAGACCCTCTTCGCCACCCATTATCACGAACTGATCGATCTCGCCCTGACCCGGGAGCGGGTGCGGAACTACAACATCGCCGTCAAGGAATGGAACGAGCAGATCATCTTTCTGCGCAAGATCGTCAAGGGCGGTGCCAGCCATTCCTACGGTATCCAGGTCGCCCGCCTCGCCGGACTCCCCCGGGAAGTCATCGACCGCGCCCGCGAGGTGTTGAAAAATCTCGAATCGGGGGAATTTGAAGGGGAAGGGGAACCGCGTCTGGCCCGGGGCAAGGGTCGGAAAAAGGCCGCCGCCTCCCCCCAGCTTTCCCTTTTCGAGAGTGCCGCCGACCCCCTGCGGCAACGGCTGGCGGAACTCGACGTCCAGTGTCTGACTCCCTTACAGGCTTTGAATCTTCTCGATGAACTTAAAGCCCTGGTGTAA
- a CDS encoding cation diffusion facilitator family transporter, with product MDHARLKLRAARVSIATAAGLALLKLVTGIFTGSMAVLASAVDSLLDILMSGVNYLAIRQADQPADQTHPFGHGKYETLATIIQSLVITLSGAWILFESVRRLLAGPELTALGGGIAVLLVSTAASLVITRYLRRIARQTDSSALQADSLHFAMDVYTNLALLAGLVIIQFVDIPWLDPVLSLLVGLYIISEAVKLLRHGLRDVLDEKLPEEIRQKITEIIENYPGEKIDFHNLRTRRAGSQKIMDFHLNICKHLTVEAAHEIADRLEKRIEAEILGADVTIHIEPCQRPDCPGRAACQKEQGA from the coding sequence ATGGATCACGCCCGCCTCAAGCTGCGCGCCGCCCGCGTCTCCATCGCCACGGCCGCCGGCCTGGCGCTGCTCAAGCTTGTCACCGGCATTTTCACCGGCTCCATGGCCGTGCTCGCCTCGGCCGTCGACAGCCTCCTCGACATCCTCATGTCGGGGGTCAACTACCTGGCCATCCGCCAGGCCGACCAACCGGCGGATCAGACCCACCCCTTCGGCCACGGCAAATACGAAACCCTCGCCACCATCATCCAGTCGCTGGTCATCACCCTTTCCGGCGCCTGGATCCTCTTCGAGTCGGTGCGCCGCCTTCTCGCCGGCCCCGAACTCACCGCCCTGGGCGGCGGTATCGCCGTGCTGCTAGTGAGCACGGCGGCATCCCTCGTCATCACCCGCTATCTGCGGCGAATCGCCCGACAAACCGACTCCTCGGCGCTGCAGGCCGATTCCCTGCACTTCGCCATGGATGTCTACACCAACCTGGCCCTGCTCGCGGGCCTCGTCATCATCCAGTTCGTCGACATTCCCTGGCTCGACCCGGTCCTCTCCCTGCTCGTCGGTCTCTATATTATCAGCGAGGCGGTCAAGCTCCTACGCCACGGGCTGCGCGATGTCCTCGACGAAAAACTGCCCGAGGAGATCCGGCAGAAAATCACCGAGATCATCGAGAACTATCCCGGTGAAAAGATCGACTTCCACAATCTACGCACCCGCCGGGCCGGTTCCCAGAAGATCATGGATTTTCACCTCAATATCTGCAAACACCTGACCGTGGAAGCAGCCCACGAGATCGCCGACCGTCTGGAAAAGCGCATCGAAGCCGAGATCCTCGGCGCCGACGTCACCATCCACATCGAACCCTGCCAACGCCCCGACTGCCCCGGCCGCGCCGCTTGCCAAAAAGAACAGGGCGCCTGA
- a CDS encoding zf-TFIIB domain-containing protein, with the protein MTDLWDERKKALENQYFYKEEQEKIEKLRQETREQLIRSHCRNRCPKCGDEIQPMTFRDVPLDKCPGCGGIWLGPKDLKTLAEKDHRTWFDKWFGEEKE; encoded by the coding sequence ATGACCGATCTCTGGGACGAGCGCAAGAAGGCCCTCGAAAATCAGTACTTCTACAAGGAAGAACAAGAGAAGATCGAGAAGCTCAGGCAGGAAACCCGTGAGCAGCTCATCCGTTCCCACTGCCGCAATCGCTGCCCCAAGTGCGGTGACGAAATCCAGCCCATGACCTTCCGCGACGTCCCCCTCGACAAATGCCCCGGCTGCGGCGGCATCTGGCTCGGCCCCAAGGACCTGAAAACCCTCGCGGAAAAGGATCACCGCACTTGGTTCGACAAGTGGTTCGGCGAGGAGAAGGAATGA
- the cas6 gene encoding CRISPR system precrRNA processing endoribonuclease RAMP protein Cas6 — protein MSAPFPIPQGERIEFVRAFLVLEFREDFTFSEAMLPGLRGELRRAARRAGLAPEAFVALFDPPVSSDPYAQRRYQRPGPAFVLQPPAKLPRVLAAGESLELPLLLLGRGVRQLASFCRVWLALGELGIDQGQGRFTLNAVLAEDLSGNRSPIWSLASAAPLPLVLTRADWWLDGLPVPERVRLTLHTPARLLANGRPLFRPGWENLFPFILRRVGSMVHAHCEVELFDDPAPLLDAARRVEVLGGRLRWRDWRVLEDEEGGESRELGGVVGKLDLGGEGLAEVLWLLRLAALLNLGKGATYGAGYLYIKEIP, from the coding sequence ATGAGCGCTCCTTTTCCCATCCCCCAGGGAGAGCGCATCGAATTCGTTCGCGCCTTTTTAGTGCTCGAATTTCGCGAGGACTTCACCTTTAGCGAGGCGATGTTGCCGGGTCTGCGCGGCGAACTGCGGCGGGCGGCGCGGCGTGCCGGTCTGGCGCCGGAGGCCTTCGTAGCTCTCTTCGATCCCCCCGTTTCTTCCGATCCTTACGCACAGCGCCGCTATCAGCGTCCCGGCCCCGCCTTCGTTCTGCAACCGCCCGCCAAGCTGCCGCGCGTGCTGGCCGCCGGTGAATCCCTCGAATTGCCGCTGCTCCTCCTTGGGCGTGGGGTGCGGCAACTCGCCTCTTTCTGTCGCGTGTGGCTGGCCCTCGGCGAACTGGGGATTGATCAGGGGCAGGGGCGTTTCACCCTGAATGCAGTGTTGGCCGAGGATCTTTCCGGCAACCGCTCCCCGATCTGGTCTCTGGCTTCCGCCGCCCCACTGCCGCTGGTGCTGACCCGCGCCGACTGGTGGCTCGACGGCCTGCCGGTGCCGGAGAGGGTACGTCTGACCCTGCATACCCCAGCACGGCTGCTCGCCAACGGCCGCCCCCTCTTTCGTCCCGGTTGGGAAAATCTCTTCCCCTTTATTTTGCGGCGCGTCGGTTCCATGGTGCATGCCCACTGCGAGGTGGAGCTTTTTGATGATCCCGCTCCCTTGCTTGACGCCGCACGCCGGGTCGAGGTGTTGGGCGGACGCCTGCGCTGGCGGGACTGGCGGGTGCTGGAGGATGAGGAAGGGGGAGAGTCCCGGGAACTCGGCGGGGTGGTGGGGAAACTAGATCTCGGCGGGGAGGGGCTGGCGGAGGTGCTCTGGCTGCTGCGCCTCGCCGCTTTGCTCAATCTGGGGAAGGGGGCGACCTACGGCGCCGGCTATCTATATATTAAAGAGATTCCCTGA
- the tgt gene encoding tRNA guanosine(34) transglycosylase Tgt, producing MFQFTLLNTDSESAARRGRLQTPHGVIETPIFMPVGTHAAMKAMTPAQVEETGAQIILSNTYHLHLRPGEGLVEKAGGLHAFMNWKKPILTDSGGFQVFSLPKKKITEEGVFFKHEVNGNEIFLGPAEAMAIQNALGADIIMAFDECIPYPATHDYAAKSIGKTLRWAENCLKAHKRKDQALFGIVQGSVYDDLRRDCAKALTAMDFPGYAIGGVSVGEGLELLKKVVDYTAPFLPENKPRYLMGVGLPEDILESVERGMDMFDCVIPTRYARSATLFTSRGKLRLTHRRYRRDFYPVDASCSCYCCRNFTRAYLHHLFNANEILSAILSAIHNVHFYLDMMAQTRAAIERNEFKAFKAQFLGRYGFSGAGDE from the coding sequence ATGTTCCAGTTCACCCTGCTCAACACCGATTCCGAAAGCGCGGCCCGGCGCGGCCGTCTGCAAACCCCCCACGGCGTCATCGAGACGCCGATTTTCATGCCCGTCGGCACCCACGCGGCGATGAAGGCGATGACCCCGGCCCAGGTCGAGGAGACCGGTGCCCAGATCATCCTCTCCAACACCTACCACCTACATCTGCGCCCCGGCGAAGGGCTGGTGGAAAAGGCCGGTGGACTGCACGCCTTCATGAACTGGAAGAAGCCGATTCTCACCGACAGCGGCGGCTTTCAGGTCTTTTCCCTGCCGAAAAAGAAGATCACCGAAGAGGGAGTCTTTTTCAAGCACGAGGTCAACGGCAACGAGATCTTTCTCGGTCCGGCCGAGGCCATGGCCATCCAGAACGCCCTCGGTGCTGACATCATCATGGCTTTCGATGAGTGTATTCCCTATCCGGCGACCCACGACTACGCCGCCAAGTCGATCGGCAAGACCCTGCGCTGGGCGGAAAATTGCCTGAAGGCGCACAAGCGCAAGGATCAGGCCCTGTTCGGCATCGTTCAGGGGAGCGTCTACGATGATCTCCGCCGGGACTGCGCCAAGGCCCTGACCGCCATGGATTTCCCCGGCTACGCCATCGGCGGGGTCAGCGTCGGCGAGGGGCTGGAACTGCTCAAAAAGGTCGTCGATTACACCGCCCCCTTCCTGCCGGAAAACAAACCCCGCTATCTCATGGGGGTCGGGCTGCCCGAGGACATCCTCGAAAGCGTCGAGCGGGGGATGGACATGTTCGACTGCGTGATTCCCACCCGCTACGCCCGCAGCGCCACGCTCTTCACCAGCCGCGGCAAGCTGCGCCTGACCCATCGCCGCTACCGGCGCGACTTCTATCCGGTGGATGCCTCCTGCTCCTGCTATTGCTGCCGGAACTTCACCCGCGCCTATCTCCATCATCTCTTCAACGCCAACGAGATCCTCTCGGCGATTCTCTCGGCGATCCACAATGTCCATTTCTATCTGGACATGATGGCGCAGACCCGGGCCGCCATTGAACGCAACGAATTCAAGGCCTTCAAGGCTCAGTTCCTCGGTCGCTACGGGTTTTCCGGCGCTGGCGACGAGTAA
- a CDS encoding septal ring lytic transglycosylase RlpA family protein encodes MALAACGGPRYDVRVLHDEPVTVAPGATPQSPARTVSARELKPYQRPYTVNGVRYDPLLDHRGYVEEGIASWYGADFHGLKTSNGEIYDMHAMTAAHKTLPLGVFVKVRNLSNNREAVVRVNDRGPFVKGRLIDLSYAAAHALGVAGPGTAPVRVEALGTQVRDAQGELRYQPLPSYDIGSYAVQLAAFTLPENAQRLAGEMKSKVGAADVREELIDGMRFYRVRAGRYRSIEEAEAARIHFEQMNYPGAFIVAFE; translated from the coding sequence ATGGCGCTGGCCGCCTGCGGCGGACCGCGCTATGACGTGCGGGTGCTCCATGACGAGCCGGTGACGGTCGCGCCCGGCGCCACGCCTCAGAGTCCGGCGCGCACCGTTTCAGCGCGGGAACTCAAGCCCTATCAACGCCCCTACACAGTCAATGGGGTGCGTTACGACCCGCTGCTGGATCATCGCGGCTATGTGGAGGAGGGTATCGCCAGCTGGTACGGCGCCGATTTTCACGGGCTCAAGACGAGCAACGGCGAGATCTACGACATGCACGCCATGACCGCCGCCCATAAAACCCTGCCCCTGGGGGTTTTTGTCAAGGTGCGTAATCTCAGCAACAACCGCGAGGCGGTGGTAAGGGTCAACGACCGGGGGCCCTTCGTCAAGGGGCGGCTGATCGATCTGTCTTACGCTGCCGCCCACGCCCTCGGCGTCGCCGGCCCCGGCACCGCGCCGGTGCGGGTCGAGGCCCTCGGCACCCAGGTGCGTGATGCCCAAGGAGAGCTGCGCTATCAACCCCTGCCGAGCTACGATATCGGCAGTTACGCGGTACAACTCGCCGCCTTTACCCTGCCGGAAAACGCTCAGCGCCTCGCCGGTGAGATGAAAAGCAAGGTCGGCGCGGCGGATGTGCGCGAAGAGCTCATCGACGGCATGCGTTTTTACCGGGTGCGCGCCGGTCGTTACCGCTCCATCGAGGAAGCGGAAGCGGCCCGTATCCATTTTGAACAGATGAATTATCCCGGCGCCTTCATCGTGGCTTTCGAATAG
- a CDS encoding acetyl-CoA carboxylase carboxyltransferase subunit alpha, whose translation MQFYLDFEKPLVELEQKIRDLREFSTEKVDFAGDILKLEKKAAKLREEIFSKLTRWQRTQLARHMNRPFTLDYVEYIFTDWFEVHGDRNFRDDPALVCGFARLDGEPCAVIGHQKGRDTKEKVYRNFGMPNPEGYRKALRVMQMAEQFNLPIFTFVDTPGAFPGIGAEERGQAEAIARNLREMAALTVPVIVTVTGEGGSGGALAIAVGNRVMMMEYSVYAVISPEGCAAILWSDGAMGPQAAEALKLTATDIAELGCVIDDVIPEPLGGAHNNPREAAANIKRYLKKHLNELKSLTAEELVEQRYQKFRAMSRVKE comes from the coding sequence ATGCAGTTTTATCTCGATTTCGAAAAGCCCCTGGTCGAGCTGGAGCAGAAAATCCGCGACTTGCGGGAATTTTCCACGGAAAAGGTCGACTTCGCCGGCGACATCCTCAAGCTGGAAAAGAAGGCCGCCAAGCTGCGCGAGGAAATTTTCTCCAAGTTGACCCGCTGGCAGCGCACCCAGCTCGCCCGGCACATGAACCGGCCCTTTACCCTCGATTACGTCGAGTACATCTTCACCGACTGGTTCGAGGTGCACGGCGACCGCAACTTTCGTGACGACCCGGCCCTGGTCTGCGGCTTCGCCCGCCTCGACGGCGAACCCTGCGCGGTGATCGGCCATCAGAAGGGGCGGGACACCAAGGAGAAGGTCTACCGCAACTTCGGCATGCCCAACCCCGAAGGCTACCGCAAGGCGCTGCGGGTCATGCAGATGGCCGAGCAGTTCAATCTGCCGATCTTCACCTTTGTCGACACCCCCGGCGCCTTTCCCGGCATCGGCGCCGAGGAGCGCGGCCAGGCCGAGGCCATTGCCCGCAACCTGCGGGAGATGGCGGCGCTGACCGTGCCGGTGATCGTCACCGTCACCGGCGAGGGCGGTTCGGGCGGCGCTCTCGCCATCGCCGTTGGCAACCGGGTGATGATGATGGAATACTCGGTCTACGCCGTTATTTCCCCGGAAGGTTGCGCGGCCATTCTCTGGAGCGACGGCGCCATGGGGCCGCAGGCCGCCGAGGCGCTCAAACTCACCGCCACCGACATCGCCGAGCTCGGCTGCGTCATTGACGACGTCATCCCCGAACCTCTCGGCGGGGCGCACAACAACCCGCGTGAGGCCGCCGCCAACATCAAACGGTACCTCAAGAAGCATCTCAATGAACTCAAGAGTCTGACCGCCGAGGAACTGGTCGAGCAGCGCTATCAGAAGTTCCGCGCCATGTCCCGGGTGAAGGAATAG